A window from Theobroma cacao cultivar B97-61/B2 chromosome 3, Criollo_cocoa_genome_V2, whole genome shotgun sequence encodes these proteins:
- the LOC18605972 gene encoding aldehyde oxidase GLOX, with the protein MLSNSTIFAMSKAAMEPKILVFLLLVSYSSALFNLALGAQTYQGKWKLLKRSIGISAMHMALLPNERIVTFDRTDFGPSNITLPQGKCMKDLQSSDCFAHSVEFDPATRAVRPLTILSDTWCSSGALSQDGTLVQSGGYRLGEKVVRYFKPCMDCDWEEDQNGLLSPRWYASNQILPDGKIIVVGGRYQFTYEFIPKASSSDQRLYQLPFLKETRYSPLVSNNLYPFLHLSTDGNLFVFANDRGILLDYVNNKVIRTYPVMPGGFSHNYPSTGSSVLLPLKLLSTDNENNTSTPDAEVLICGGTPPDSNEKANIGIFVPASRSCGRLIITAASPEWEMEEMPINRVMGDMIMLPTGDVLIINGAAKGSAGWGVARKPVLNPVLYRPGDNPSSDKNTRFEVLSPSMIPRLYHSTAQLLSDGRVLVGGSNPNMNYNFSALYPTELSLEAFYPPYLSSTKPRPSILAVRPGLKLGYKQKVSLEFTLEGNVNQGDVYVTMVAPSFTTHSIAMNQRLLVLALDEGVKKTPSGNYLVKGYAPETAALAPPGYYQLFLVHEGIPSKGTWVHIKQSS; encoded by the coding sequence ATGCTTTCGAATAGCACTATATTTGCAATGAGCAAAGCAGCAATGGAGCCTAAAATCTTGGTATTCCTACTCCTGGTAAGTTACTCGTCAGCACTCTTCAATCTGGCACTCGGCGCCCAAACTTACCAAGGAAAATGGAAACTGTTGAAGAGAAGCATCGGAATTTCAGCAATGCACATGGCATTGCTGCCAAATGAGCGAATCGTCACTTTTGACAGAACGGATTTCGGTCCTTCCAACATTACTCTTCCGCAAGGAAAGTGCATGAAGGACTTGCAATCTTCGGACTGCTTTGCGCATTCTGTAGAGTTTGATCCAGCAACCCGCGCTGTTAGGCCACTCACTATATTGTCAGATACATGGTGTTCTTCTGGTGCGTTGTCACAGGATGGTACTTTAGTACAAAGTGGTGGTTACAGACTTGGAGAAAAAGTTGTCCGGTACTTCAAGCCATGCATGGATTGCGACTGGGAAGAGGATCAAAATGGTCTTCTTTCACCAAGATGGTATGCTTCTAATCAAATTTTACCAGATGGGAAGATCATTGTCGTCGGTGGGAGATACCAGTTCACATATGAATTTATTCCTAAAGCTTCCAGTTCTGATCAACGACTATACCAACTTCCATTCCTAAAAGAAACAAGATATTCACCCCTGGTCTCCAACAACCTCTACCCCTTTCTACATCTCTCAACTGACGGAAATCTGTTTGTTTTTGCCAATGACCGAGGAATTCTACTCGATTATGTGAACAACAAGGTGATTAGAACTTATCCTGTCATGCCTGGTGGCTTTTCTCACAATTATCCCAGCACAGGTTCCTCTGTTCTTCTCCCTTTGAAACTCTTAAGCACCGACAACGAAAACAACACTAGTACCCCGGATGCTGAGGTCTTAATCTGCGGTGGGACACCCCCGGACTCAAACGAAAAGGCTAATATCGGAATCTTTGTCCCAGCATCAAGATCTTGTGGCCGGTTGATAATTACAGCCGCATCCCCGGAATGGGAAATGGAGGAAATGCCAATCAACAGAGTGATGGGCGACATGATCATGTTGCCAACAGGAGATGTGCTTATCATAAATGGTGCGGCCAAAGGCAGTGCTGGTTGGGGTGTTGCACGAAAGCCTGTCCTGAACCCAGTGTTATACCGCCCTGGGGACAATCCAAGCAGTGACAAAAACACCAGATTTGAGGTATTAAGCCCTTCTATGATTCCCAGACTTTATCATTCAACTGCTCAGTTGCTTTCAGACGGTCGAGTTTTAGTCGGTGGCAGCAATCCGAATATGAATTACAACTTCTCTGCCCTTTATCCAACAGAACTTAGCCTTGAAGCATTTTATCCTCCATATTTGAGCTCAACAAAGCCTCGGCCATCGATCCTTGCCGTAAGGCCTGGGTTGAAACTTGGTTATAAGCAGAAGGTTTCTCTGGAGTTCACATTGGAGGGGAATGTTAATCAGGGAGATGTTTATGTTACAATGGTGGCTCCATCTTTTACCACACATTCAATTGCGATGAACCAAAGGTTGCTAGTGCTGGCATTGGATGAGGGAGTGAAGAAGACTCCTTCCGGTAACTATTTGGTGAAGGGCTATGCGCCTGAAACAGCGGCACTGGCGCCGCCAGGGTATTACCAGTTATTTTTGGTGCATGAAGGTATTCCCAGCAAAGGGACGTGGGTCCATATCAAGCAGTCGTCCTAA
- the LOC18605974 gene encoding homeobox-leucine zipper protein ATHB-12 translates to MLTRKEQHQAAATVKVEVGLSGLDLHDHPITNIKPSSKNKRRFSDEQIRSLEFMFESDSRPESQKKQLLANELGLQPRQIAIWFQNRRARSKSKQIERDYNILKESYDALASSYESLKRENQSLRIQLQKLKGQLEMEHGNKTHEPNRTGNSGDGNSENKSVICDANEKITFLFEGYDHMISSDNNSRDAESRDEDRVVLDMMEATDGSLTSSEKWCGFESNCFLDESSCSSNWWEYW, encoded by the exons ATGTTGACAAGGAAAGAGCAGCACCAAGCGGCAGCGACGGTGAAGGTGGAAGTTGGTTTATCAGGTTTGGATCTGCACGACCACCCTATTACAAATATTAAACCCAGTAGCAAGAACAAAAGAAGATTCAGTGATGAACAAATTAGGTCACTAGAATTCATGTTTGAGTCAGACTCAAGACCAGAGTCGCAGAAAAAACAGCTGCTAGCTAATGAGCTTGGACTACAGCCTCGACAGATTGCTATCTGGTTCCAGAATAGGAGAGCTAGATCAAAATCTAAGCAAATTGAGCGAGATTACAACATTTTGAAAGAGAGTTATGATGCTCTTGCTTCTAGCTATGAATCCTTGAAAAGAGAGAATCAATCATTGCGTATCCAG TTGCAAAAACTGAAGGGTCAACTTGAGATGGAACATGGAAACAAAACCCATGAACCAAACAGAACTGGAAACAGTGGCGATGGCAATTCCGAGAACAAGAGTGTTATATGCGACGCTAACGAGAAGATTACCTTTCTATTTGAAGGCTATGACCACATGATTTCAAGCGATAACAATAGCAGAGATGCTGAGAGCAGGGATGAGGATAGAGTGGTTCTGGATATGATGGAAGCCACAGATGGTTCCTTGACTTCATCAGAAAAATGGTGCGGCTTCGAATCCAATTGTTTCCTTGATGAATCAAGTTGTAGTTCAAATTGGTGGGAATATTGGTAA
- the LOC18605975 gene encoding mediator of RNA polymerase II transcription subunit 10b, translating into MDSSQSSTLGTGGSGGNGIVSSQTNDTRTATPNDDPKQNLTQVINSIQKTLGLLHQLYLTVSSFNAASQLPLLQRLNSLVSELDNMAKLSEKCNIQVPMEVLNLIDDGKNPDEFTRDVLNSCIAKNQVTKGKTDAFKSLRKHLLEELEQTFPDEVESYREIRASSAAEFKRLAQSQSMLPNGDVKVKTEL; encoded by the exons atggattcatcacaatcATCTACGTTAGGGACGGGAGGGAGCGGCGGGAATGGGATAGTCAGCAGTCAAACAAATGATACGAGAACCGCCACGCCGAATGATGATCCAAAGCAGAATCTGACTCAAGTAATAAACTCCATCCAGAAAACTTTAGGCCTTCTCCATCAACTATACCTCACCGTCTCTTCTTTTAATGCTGCTTCGCAGCTCCCTCTCCTTCAACGCct GAATTCCTTGGTTTCGGAGCTTGATAACATGGCAAAATTGTCTGAGAAGTGTAATATTCAAGTGCCTATGGAAGTTCTCAA TTTGATTGATGATGGGAAGAACCCTGATGAATTTACAAGGGATGTTTTAAACAGCTGTATTGCAAAAAATCAGGTTACTAAAGGCAAAACTGATGCCTTCAAG AGTTTACGAAAGCATCTTCTGGAAGAGCTTGAGCAGACGTTTCCTGACGAAGTTGAATCATACAGAGAGATACGTGCAAGTTCTGCTGCT GAATTTAAACGGCTTGCTCAATCACAAAGTATGTTACCAAATGGAGATGTAAAGGTCAAAACTGAGCTTTAG
- the LOC18605976 gene encoding cytochrome P450 78A3, whose protein sequence is MAKHSDCFWVLFLASKCQTFSSLDSILLLPFLCMAWLAMALCFWKCPGGPAWGKYWLRKRAASTKPNNIIPGPRGFPVLGSMDLMVNLAHRKLFAAAKSFGAKRLMAFSLGDTRVIITCNPDVAKEILNSSVFADRPVKESAYRLMFNRAIGFAPYGVYWRTLRRIAATHLFCPKQISSTEAQRLDIASQMVSVIAYRGGEFSVRDVLKKASLNNMMCSVFGIKYQLGSSNSETEELSQLVEEGYDLLGKLNWSDHLPWLAGLDLQKIRLRCSELVPKVNKFVNRIIQEHKHQTGKRNHDFVDVLLSLNGPDRLSDHDMIAVLWEMIFRGTDTVAVLIEWILARMVLHPEIQSKVQAELDQVVGRSRPLMESDIRSMVFLPAVVKEVLRLHPPGPLLSWARLAITDTAIDGYHVPAGTTAMVNMWAITRDPDVWADPLKFMPERFVSKDRADVEFSVLGSDLRLAPFGSGRRSCPGKTLGLATVSFWVASLLHEFEWVQSDDNPVDLTETLRLSCEMANPLKVKVHPRRR, encoded by the exons ATGGCAAAACACTCTGATTGCTTCTGGGTTTTGTTTCTGGCTTCCAAATGCCAAACTTTCTCCTCTCTAGACTCCATTTtacttcttccttttctttgcaTGGCTTGGCTGGCCATGGCACTGTGCTTCTGGAAGTGCCCTGGAGGCCCTGCCTGGGGTAAGTATTGGTTGCGAAAGAGAGCAGCATCCACAAAACCCAATAACATCATTCCAGGGCCGCGAGGGTTCCCGGTTCTTGGAAGCATGGACCTCATGGTTAACCTGGCTCACCGCAAGCTTTTTGCTGCAGCCAAGTCTTTTGGTGCTAAGCGGCTCATGGCTTTTAGCTTGGGTGATACACGGGTTATCATTACATGCAACCCTGATGTAGCCAAAGAGATTCTTAACAGTTCTGTTTTCGCTGATCGTCCAGTGAAAGAGTCAGCATATCGTTTAATGTTCAACAGAGCGATTGGTTTTGCTCCTTATGGAGTTTACTGGCGAACCCTAAGAAGAATTGCTGCAACACATCTCTTTTGTCCTAAACAAATCAGCTCCACCGAAGCACAGAGGTTGGATATCGCCTCCCAAATGGTGTCTGTAATTGCATATCGCGGTGGAGAGTTCTCTGTACGTGATGTACTCAAGAAAGCTTCCCTTAACAACATGATGTGCTCAGTGTTTGGTATTAAATATCAACTGGGTTCTTCAAATAGTGAAACTGAAGAACTCAGCCAGCTTGTTGAAGAAGGTTACGACCTACTAGGGAAGCTCAATTGGTCTGATCATCTTCCATGGCTTGCTGGTTTAGACCTTCAAAAAATCCGGCTTCGATGCTCCGAACTAGTTCCCAAAGTGAACAAGTTTGTTAACAGAATCATTCAAGAACATAAACACCAAACTGGGAAAAGAAACCATGATTTTGTGGACGTTTTACTTTCTCTGAATGGACCTGATAGACTCTCAGACCACGATATGATTGCAGTTCTCTGG GAGATGATCTTTAGGGGAACTGATACTGTGGCGGTTTTAATAGAGTGGATACTTGCGAGAATGGTGCTTCACCCTGAAATCCAATCAAAAGTGCAGGCCGAGCTTGATCAAGTTGTAGGGAGATCACGGCCGTTGATGGAATCAGACATTCGATCGATGGTTTTCCTGCCAGCAGTGGTGAAGGAGGTTCTCAGGCTGCACCCACCTGGCCCACTTCTATCATGGGCCCGTTTGGCAATCACAGACACTGCTATTGATGGATATCACGTGCCCGCTGGGACCACAGCCATGGTTAACATGTGGGCCATCACCAGGGACCCAGATGTTTGGGCGGACCCACTCAAGTTCATGCCGGAGAGATTCGTGTCCAAGGACAGAGCCGACGTGGAGTTCTCTGTGTTGGGGTCTGACCTCAGGCTGGCGCCATTTGGGTCAGGCCGCAGGAGTTGCCCCGGAAAGACTTTGGGTTTGGCCACTGTTAGCTTCTGGGTCGCCTCCTTGTTGCACGAGTTTGAGTGGGTGCAATCAGATGATAATCCTGTTGATCTCACCGAAACGCTTAGGCTCTCCTGTGAAATGGCTAATCCTCTGAAGGTCAAGGTGCACCCTAGGCGCAGataa